One genomic region from Quercus robur chromosome 4, dhQueRobu3.1, whole genome shotgun sequence encodes:
- the LOC126722758 gene encoding metal tolerance protein 2-like — protein MSSTAGIGMAKNEEGLKLVLVNEGSCARKMVGIWLFGSTAWVFSMVLLGGVTRLTRSGLSMTDWKFTGSLPPLSEEEWLREFDKYKQSPKYKRFPQLVVLSGIALWSNKVAKAPKDKEHPYGHGKFETLGSLGISCMLLLTAGGIAWHALEILLGMRSSHPEIVDQSFSHEHVHHSGHHHGVEMDHPILALNMTIVSICVKEGLYWITKRAGERQGSGLMKANAWHHRADAVSSVVALIGVGKEHCLFYVLELVDAAIPGKHLESIKQTILQTEGVKGCHRMRGRRAGSYLYLDVHIEVDPLCSVSAGHYIGENVRHHIHKSHPEVAEVFIHRQTIQAGVSVIGARYSDALMLLQPLSELEALVQGVSKTHGYIVGRKSTSKRQLHLPLHQICYMKMTIVTGFQKMVVERVTHHLLQGKLLLQIEVSMPPEMSIRDAKEMAEEAENEILKAASNIIHVSIQLRLGHPIPQLNL, from the exons ATGTCGAGCACCGCGGGGATTGGCATGGCAAAGAATGAGGAGGGGTTAAAGCTGGTGCTAGTAAATGAAGGTTCCTGTGCCCGCAAAATGGTGGGGATTTGGCTTTTTGGGTCTACTGCATGGGTGTTCAGTATGGTGCTACTTGGTGGTGTTACCAGACTCACGCGCTCTGGCCTGTCCATGACAGATTGGAAATTTACTGGTTCCCTTCCTCCCCTATCCGAAGAGGAATGGTTGCGGGAGTTTGACAAATATAAGCAATCCCCTAAGTATAAGCG ATTTCCTCAATTAGTT GTTCTTAGTGGCATCGCTCTATGGTCAAATAAAGTTGCAAAGGCTCCAAAAGACAAAGAACACCCATATG GACATGGTAAATTTGAGACTCTAGGAAGCCTTGGAATCTCTTGTATGCTTTTGTTAACTGCTGGTGGCATTGCATGGCATGCTTTAGAGATTTTGCTA GGAATGCGGTCATCACATCCTGAAATAGTTGATCAGTCATTTTCACATGAGCATGTGCATCATAGTGGACACCATCATGGAGTTGAAATGGATCATCCCATCCTGGCTTTGAATATGACTATTGTATCCATTTGTGTAAAAGAAGG GCTTTATTGGATAACAAAACGGGCTGGAGAAAGACAAGGCAGTGGGCTGATGAAAGCAAATGCCTGGCATCATCGTGCAGACGCTGTTTCATCAGTAGTTGCTCTCATTGGCGTTGGTAAGGAGCACTGCCTCTTCTA TGTTTTGGAGCTGGTGGATGCTGCAATCCCAGGAAAACATCTGGAATCTATTAAACAAACAATACTTCAAACTGAGGGTGTCAAG GGATGCCATCGGATGAGGGGAAGGAGGGCTGGTTCATATCTGTATCTTGATGTACATATTGAG GTTGACCCTCTTTGTAGTGTTAGTGCTGGACATTACATTGGTGAAAATGTTCGTCATCACATTCACAAATCCCACCCTGAAGTAGCTGAAGTTTTCATACACAG ACAAACTATACAGGCTGGTGTCAGTG TTATAGGTGCAAGATATAGTGATGCACTGATGCTGCTTCAACCCTTGTCTGAGCTAGAGGCTTTGGTGCAGGGTGTTTCCAAAACCCATGGTTACATAGTTGGAA GGAAAAGTACTAGTAAAAGACAGCTGCACTTGCCGTTACACCAAATATGTTACATGAAAATGACAATTGTGACTGGGTTTCAGAAAATGGTTGTTGAGCGCGTAACTCACCACTTGTTGCAAGGCAAGCTTTTACTCCAAATTGAGGTCTCTATGCCACCAGAAATGTCGATACG GGATGCAAAGGAGATGGCAGAAGAAGCAGAGAATGAGATTTTGAAGGCAGCCTCAAATATCATTCATGTAAGCATTCAGCTACGTTTGGGGCATCCAATTCCACAGTTGAACCTTTGA